From one Streptomyces sp. CA-210063 genomic stretch:
- a CDS encoding alginate lyase family protein, with translation MSASARLGVLLVALAALAVGAVPAASARVTAHAPPEVPRTVVMDGTRLHQTKLRLDRGDRQLRRAVRALTNRADTWLDQGPWTVVDKPRPAPGGDLHDYLSQAPYWWPSRPPTADNPWGCPYVQRDGERNPEVDSGTDRRDVEKTFDAAYDLSLAWYYTGEKRYAVKAGQVLRTWFLDPATRMNPNLNHAQFIPCKYDGRAIGIIDFSQSFTSVLDALALLDTGAPGWTRKDRAGMARWNTDFLDWLKNSDFGKEEGSATNNHGTFHDMQLAALAYATGDKELARRTVLNARGTRIAPQIASDGSQPQELTRTRSWHYSTFALVAHTRLAAIGRHVGVNLWAYRGPDGQSLFKAVDYLLPAATASAAWPHPELAFHRYAATDVVHAAADAGDARARRAVPSLEEPPGGDLWVLRPAAEQLDSIAG, from the coding sequence ATGAGCGCATCAGCACGTCTGGGTGTCCTTCTGGTGGCCCTCGCCGCGTTGGCCGTCGGCGCCGTCCCCGCCGCCTCGGCGCGGGTGACGGCGCATGCCCCGCCCGAAGTCCCGCGCACCGTCGTCATGGACGGCACCCGTCTGCACCAGACCAAGCTCCGCCTGGATCGCGGCGACCGACAACTGCGGCGAGCGGTGAGGGCGTTGACGAACCGCGCCGACACATGGCTGGACCAGGGCCCCTGGACGGTCGTCGACAAGCCGAGGCCCGCGCCCGGCGGCGACCTCCACGACTACCTCAGCCAGGCCCCGTACTGGTGGCCCTCCCGGCCCCCGACCGCCGACAATCCCTGGGGCTGCCCGTACGTCCAACGCGACGGCGAGCGCAACCCCGAGGTCGACTCCGGCACCGACCGAAGGGACGTCGAGAAGACCTTCGACGCCGCGTACGACCTCTCCCTCGCCTGGTACTACACCGGCGAGAAGCGGTACGCCGTAAAGGCCGGGCAGGTCCTGCGCACCTGGTTCCTCGATCCGGCCACCAGGATGAACCCGAACCTGAACCACGCGCAGTTCATCCCCTGCAAGTACGACGGTCGCGCCATCGGCATCATCGACTTCTCGCAGTCCTTCACCAGCGTCCTCGACGCGCTGGCCCTGCTGGACACCGGCGCCCCGGGCTGGACGAGGAAGGACCGCGCCGGCATGGCGCGGTGGAACACCGACTTCCTCGACTGGCTCAAGAACAGCGACTTCGGCAAGGAGGAGGGCAGCGCGACCAACAACCACGGCACCTTCCACGACATGCAGCTCGCGGCACTCGCCTACGCGACCGGCGACAAGGAGCTGGCCCGTCGCACGGTCCTGAACGCCCGGGGCACGCGCATCGCGCCGCAGATCGCGTCCGACGGCAGCCAGCCGCAGGAGCTGACGCGGACCAGGAGTTGGCACTACTCGACCTTCGCCCTGGTCGCCCACACCCGGCTCGCGGCCATCGGCCGGCACGTCGGCGTGAACCTGTGGGCGTACCGGGGTCCGGACGGGCAGAGCCTGTTCAAGGCGGTGGACTACTTGTTGCCCGCCGCGACGGCATCCGCCGCCTGGCCGCATCCGGAACTCGCGTTCCATCGGTACGCGGCGACCGACGTCGTCCACGCGGCCGCCGACGCCGGTGACGCACGGGCACGAAGGGCGGTTCCGTCGCTGGAGGAGCCGCCGGGCGGTGACCTGTGGGTGCTGCGTCCGGCGGCGGAACAGCTGGACTCCATCGCGGGCTGA